Proteins from a single region of Streptomyces spinoverrucosus:
- a CDS encoding M50 family metallopeptidase, with product MMILGIVVFAVGLLISIAWHELGHLSTAKLFGIRVPQYMVGFGPTLFSRTKGETEYGIKAIPLGGYIRMIGMFPPGPDGRVEARSTSPWRGMIEDARSAAFEELRPGDETRMFYTRKPWKRVIVMFAGPFMNLILAVALFLIVLMGFGISQQTTTVSSVSQCVIAQSENRDKCTSADQPSPAAAAGLKAGDRIVAFNGVRTDEWNELSDLIRANPGKEVPIVVDRKGEEVTLHAKIATNQVAKKDSGGQIVQGEYVNAGFLGFSAATGIVRQDFDESLVWMGDRVGEAVDSLAALPGKIPALWNAAFDGAEREPDSPMGVVGAARVGGEIFTLDIPPTQQLAMALMLVAGFNLSLFLFNMLPLLPLDGGHIAGALWESLRRNVAKVLRRPDPGPFDVAKLMPVAYVVAGIFICFTILVLIADVVNPVRIS from the coding sequence ATGATGATCCTCGGCATAGTCGTCTTCGCGGTCGGCCTGCTGATCTCGATCGCGTGGCACGAGCTGGGGCATCTGTCCACCGCCAAGCTCTTCGGCATCCGCGTCCCGCAGTACATGGTCGGCTTCGGCCCGACGCTGTTCTCGCGCACCAAGGGCGAGACCGAGTACGGCATCAAGGCCATCCCGCTCGGCGGCTACATCCGCATGATCGGCATGTTCCCGCCCGGCCCCGACGGCCGCGTGGAGGCCCGCTCGACCTCGCCCTGGCGCGGCATGATCGAGGACGCCCGCTCGGCCGCCTTCGAGGAGCTGCGCCCCGGCGACGAGACCCGCATGTTCTACACGCGCAAGCCGTGGAAGCGGGTCATCGTGATGTTCGCGGGCCCGTTCATGAACCTGATCCTGGCGGTCGCCCTCTTCCTCATCGTGCTGATGGGCTTCGGCATCTCCCAGCAGACCACCACGGTCAGCTCGGTCTCCCAGTGCGTGATCGCCCAGAGCGAGAACCGCGACAAGTGCACCTCGGCCGACCAGCCCTCCCCGGCCGCCGCGGCAGGCCTGAAGGCCGGCGACAGGATCGTCGCCTTCAACGGCGTCAGGACCGACGAGTGGAACGAACTCTCCGACCTGATCCGCGCCAACCCCGGCAAGGAGGTGCCGATCGTCGTCGACCGCAAGGGCGAGGAAGTCACCCTGCACGCGAAGATCGCCACCAACCAGGTCGCCAAGAAGGACTCCGGCGGCCAGATCGTCCAGGGCGAGTACGTCAACGCCGGCTTCCTCGGCTTCAGCGCCGCCACCGGCATCGTCCGGCAGGACTTCGACGAGTCCCTGGTGTGGATGGGCGACCGCGTCGGTGAGGCCGTCGACTCCCTCGCCGCACTGCCCGGCAAGATCCCGGCCCTGTGGAACGCCGCCTTCGACGGCGCCGAGCGCGAACCCGACTCCCCGATGGGCGTGGTCGGCGCGGCCCGCGTCGGCGGCGAGATCTTCACCCTCGACATCCCGCCCACCCAGCAGCTGGCGATGGCTCTGATGCTGGTGGCCGGTTTCAACCTCTCCCTGTTCCTGTTCAACATGCTCCCGCTGCTGCCGCTCGACGGCGGCCACATCGCGGGCGCGCTGTGGGAGTCGCTGCGGCGGAACGTGGCGAAGGTGCTGCGCCGGCCCGACCCGGGCCCCTTCGACGTGGCGAAGCTGATGCCCGTCGCCTACGTGGTGGCCGGGATCTTCATCTGCTTCACGATCCTGGTGCTCATCGCCGACGTGGTTAACCCGGTGAGAATCTCCTAG